A region of the Verrucomicrobium sp. genome:
GCAGCTCGGCCGCGGGGACCTGGGCGATCTGCTGGGAGAGCTCGTCTGTCAGCTCGGGAAGCTCGCGGACCTTGATCTGCTTCAGGGTCACCTCGTAGCTGCCGGGCTTGTTCTTGAGGGCCTCGATGTCGATGTCTTCCGGGAAGGTGACGGTGATGGTGCGGGTCTCGCCCACGTTCATGCCGACGAGGGCCTGGGTGAAACCGGGCAGGAAGTAGTCGGGCCGGATGGCGATCCACTGGCCGTTGCCGGAGACGAGCTGGCGGGCCTCGGGAGCGACTTCGGAGAGGGGCTTGCCCTCGACGGTGCCGGCGTAGTCGATGACGGCGAAGTCATCTTCCGCCAGCGGGCGGGCGGGTGCGTCGACGAACTTGCCGTATTGGGAACGCATCGCGTCGATCGTCTCCTGCACCTCGGCGTCGGTGACCTCAACGGGCTGGGCCTTCACGGTCAGGCCTTTGTAGGCGGGGAGAGGGAATTCAGGGGCGATGTCGACCACGGTGGAGAAGCTCAGGGAGAGGCCCTGCTGGTAGCTGACGTCCTCCATGCTGGGGGAGCTGACGACCTGGAGGTTGCGCTTTTTGCAGGCCTCGCGGTAGGCCTTCGGGACCAGGGTGCGCTGCAGCTCGCTCTCGATCTCCTTCTGGTATTTCTTGAGGATGACGGCGCGGGGGGCCTTGCCGGGGCGGAAGCCGGGGATGCGGGCAAAGGAGGCGAACTCCTGGGCCACCTTGTCGAACTCGGCGTTGACCTCGTCGGCCGGAACTTCGACGCGGAGCCGCTTGCGGCAGGAGGAAATCTCTTCAATGGTCACGTTCATAGGAACTGGTCATTAAAGCGGGCCGCCGGGCCCGGGTCAATCCCCGGGTCCTTTATCAGCGCCAGGCTTCCTGGAAGAGGGACTTGGCGTTGTCGATGAAGGCGTGGATCTTGGCGTGGTCCTTGAAGCCCGCCGCGTCTTTCAGGCCGGAGTTGGCGTCGACGGCGAAGGGCTTCACCGCGTGGATGGCCTCCTGGACGTTCTCCGGCGTGAGGCCCCCGGCCAGGATGACGGGAATAGGATAGCGGCTGACGACGCGGCGGCTGATCGACCAGTCATGGACCATGCCGGTGCCGCCGATCTGGCCGGTCTCCGCGTTGAGGCTGTCGACGACGAAGCCGTCCACGAACTTGTAATAGGGTACGCCTGACTCGACGCTGGCCTCGTCGATGATGTGCAGGGACTTGAGGATGCGCAGGTGGGGGCGTTTGTCCCGGATGATTTGGAGTTCCGCCGGGGGAATTTGGCCGTGGAGCTGGAGGGTGTCGACGCAGGCCTCATCCACCAGGGGCAGGATCTCCTCCGCGCGGGAGAAGTGGGTCACCATGACCTTGCTGATGAAGGGGGGCAGGCGGCGGATGATCTCGGCGGCCTCCGCGGCGGAGATGAAATCGGTGCTGGTGTGGCGTTGGCCGACGAGGAAGCCGATGGAGTCGGCCCCCCAGCGGATGGCCGAGAAGGCGTCCTCCAGACGCTTAATGCCGCAAATTTTGACGCGAACCATGGCGGTGGGTTAGTCGGTGTCGGCGGTTTCCAGCTTGGCCCCGCCGCGTTGGTAGGCCTTGCAGATGCCGCGCTTGGA
Encoded here:
- the tig gene encoding trigger factor codes for the protein MNVTIEEISSCRKRLRVEVPADEVNAEFDKVAQEFASFARIPGFRPGKAPRAVILKKYQKEIESELQRTLVPKAYREACKKRNLQVVSSPSMEDVSYQQGLSLSFSTVVDIAPEFPLPAYKGLTVKAQPVEVTDAEVQETIDAMRSQYGKFVDAPARPLAEDDFAVIDYAGTVEGKPLSEVAPEARQLVSGNGQWIAIRPDYFLPGFTQALVGMNVGETRTITVTFPEDIDIEALKNKPGSYEVTLKQIKVRELPELTDELSQQIAQVPAAEL
- a CDS encoding phosphoribosylanthranilate isomerase — its product is MVRVKICGIKRLEDAFSAIRWGADSIGFLVGQRHTSTDFISAAEAAEIIRRLPPFISKVMVTHFSRAEEILPLVDEACVDTLQLHGQIPPAELQIIRDKRPHLRILKSLHIIDEASVESGVPYYKFVDGFVVDSLNAETGQIGGTGMVHDWSISRRVVSRYPIPVILAGGLTPENVQEAIHAVKPFAVDANSGLKDAAGFKDHAKIHAFIDNAKSLFQEAWR